Proteins from a single region of Candidatus Alcyoniella australis:
- a CDS encoding metallophosphoesterase family protein, with protein MSYKKTRLLIALLGIVLLSGLLAAASGCNDNNSDDDDDAAQDDDDISEDDTVDDDDTADDDDEQPPPDCEGTPDYQSSSQIIRGPYLQHVTQNSIRLMWETAEPANTIVKWGPSTTLGWSFCHWDESTHHEVELVDLDLGTNYEYVVRSNGEQSPMHSFATAPAVDSPFKFAVLADSHVVPDIHGIVVDSVIEADPDIVLYAGDLTVDGRNREEFDEGFFIPGAELFAEKPIYALLGNHEKETEYFFELFSYPEPERWYSFSYGNVRFIGLDTNWLHVPGSTQYQWFEQQLAQANEDVEVEWIVVYAHHPAYCEGWGHPGYDGEPGVRHILRPLMEQYGVDLYFSGHAHDYERGEMGGVTHIITGGAGGALDSFQKDWEHIVVYQPFHHFTLVQVQGKTLTIEAQTPEGVLLDHFTLNH; from the coding sequence ATGTCCTATAAAAAAACCCGCTTGCTGATTGCGCTTCTCGGCATCGTACTGCTTTCCGGCCTGCTGGCGGCCGCATCGGGCTGCAACGACAACAATTCCGACGATGACGACGACGCGGCCCAGGACGACGACGATATTTCTGAGGACGACACGGTTGATGACGACGATACGGCTGATGACGACGACGAACAGCCGCCGCCTGATTGCGAGGGTACGCCGGACTATCAAAGCTCGTCGCAGATCATCCGCGGACCGTATCTGCAACATGTCACCCAGAACTCGATCCGCCTGATGTGGGAGACCGCAGAGCCGGCCAACACCATCGTTAAATGGGGTCCGAGCACGACATTGGGTTGGTCGTTCTGCCACTGGGATGAATCGACCCACCACGAAGTCGAGCTGGTGGACCTGGATTTGGGCACCAACTACGAGTACGTGGTGCGCTCCAACGGCGAACAAAGCCCAATGCACAGCTTTGCCACGGCTCCGGCGGTTGACTCGCCGTTCAAGTTCGCAGTGCTGGCCGACAGCCACGTGGTCCCGGACATCCACGGCATAGTCGTCGATTCGGTAATCGAGGCTGATCCGGACATCGTGCTCTACGCCGGCGATCTAACCGTTGACGGACGCAACCGCGAGGAGTTCGATGAGGGCTTCTTCATTCCCGGGGCCGAGCTTTTCGCGGAAAAACCGATCTATGCGTTGCTGGGCAACCACGAGAAAGAGACCGAGTATTTCTTCGAGCTGTTCAGCTATCCCGAGCCCGAGCGCTGGTACAGCTTCAGCTACGGCAACGTGCGCTTCATCGGCCTGGACACCAACTGGCTGCACGTACCCGGCTCGACCCAGTACCAATGGTTCGAGCAACAGCTTGCGCAGGCCAACGAAGACGTTGAGGTGGAGTGGATCGTGGTCTACGCCCACCATCCGGCGTACTGCGAGGGCTGGGGCCATCCGGGCTACGACGGCGAGCCCGGCGTGCGCCACATCCTGCGACCGCTGATGGAGCAGTACGGCGTGGACCTCTATTTCTCGGGGCACGCCCACGACTACGAACGCGGCGAGATGGGCGGCGTGACCCACATCATCACCGGCGGCGCCGGAGGGGCACTGGACTCGTTCCAGAAGGATTGGGAACACATCGTCGTCTACCAACCGTTCCATCATTTCACCCTGGTCCAGGTGCAGGGCAAGACGCTGACGATCGAGGCGCAAACGCCCGAGGGCGTGCTGCTCGATCATTTCACTCTGAATCATTAG
- a CDS encoding YraN family protein, with the protein MDHRMARGKWGERLAARHLMRHGLRIIERNWTVRRGELDIIALEQDTLVIVEVRTRQKGSMVSPEESVNLRKRRKLIALAEEYLASREIKQSQLRFDLVAVRYGPIGLFGSCIHYRGIFEADG; encoded by the coding sequence ATGGACCATCGTATGGCGCGCGGCAAATGGGGCGAGCGGCTCGCGGCGCGCCACCTGATGCGTCATGGGTTGCGCATTATCGAGCGCAACTGGACCGTGCGTCGCGGAGAGCTCGACATCATCGCCCTGGAGCAGGACACGCTGGTCATCGTCGAGGTGCGCACCCGGCAAAAGGGCTCGATGGTCTCGCCCGAGGAGAGCGTGAATCTGCGTAAGCGTCGCAAGCTGATCGCCTTGGCCGAGGAATATCTCGCCTCCCGCGAGATCAAACAATCGCAGCTGCGCTTCGACCTGGTGGCAGTGCGCTACGGTCCGATCGGCCTGTTCGGCAGCTGCATCCACTACCGCGGTATTTTCGAGGCCGACGGATGA
- a CDS encoding GNAT family N-acetyltransferase: MSKSRFDPNWQQKYKDMIVTSEQAVSQIKPGHRVFIGTGCAQPQELVRALTARSQELVDVEIIHFLALGEAPYAHKKLRQHFRVNSFFISENVRDTIQEGLGDYTPIFLSDIPRLFDLGQLPLDAALIQVSPPDERGMVSLGIAVDIVKSAAENASLVIAQVNPQMPRTHGDSMLHITDMDLLVYTDVPLLYYTPQESTEVTRKVAQNIASLIEDGCTIEIGIGRIPQAVLEFLRDRKDLGIHTEMLSDAVIDLIESGAVTGKRKSREQGKIVASFAMGTRRLYDYIDDNETFGFHPTEYVNDPFVIGQQHKMVSMNVALEVDLTGQVCADSLGEKFFSGIGGQVDFNRGAARSINGKAIIALPSTAKNGTISRIVTRLTPGAGVVTTRGDVHYVATEHGVAYLHGKSVQARSMALISIADPKFRAQLLREAIEYKFVRSELSEVEGKIMIAPEGLRTTYLINDGTQINFRPIHPTDMPLMQDMFYELSQQTVYYRFMSRMKHLPQKQIQNFVFVDHRQEVAIVGTIPEAHGEDIIAMGSYYLDKATNLAEVAFIVRDDWQDKGIGTYLLKYLMLIAKRNGIRGFTAEVLAQNHPMQSVMHKSGSQLTSHLSGGVFSFKLEF, translated from the coding sequence ATGAGTAAATCGAGATTTGATCCGAACTGGCAGCAGAAATACAAAGACATGATCGTCACCTCCGAGCAGGCGGTGTCGCAGATCAAGCCGGGCCACCGCGTGTTCATCGGCACGGGCTGCGCCCAACCCCAGGAGCTGGTCAGGGCGCTTACCGCGCGCTCGCAGGAGCTGGTCGACGTCGAGATCATCCACTTCCTCGCCCTGGGCGAGGCCCCCTACGCACACAAGAAGCTGCGCCAGCACTTCCGCGTCAACAGCTTCTTCATCTCGGAAAACGTGCGCGACACGATCCAGGAGGGGCTGGGCGACTATACGCCGATATTCCTCTCGGACATCCCGCGGCTGTTCGACCTCGGACAACTGCCGTTGGACGCGGCGCTGATCCAGGTCTCGCCGCCGGACGAGCGCGGGATGGTCAGCCTGGGCATCGCGGTGGACATCGTCAAGAGCGCCGCGGAAAACGCCTCGCTGGTCATCGCCCAGGTCAATCCGCAGATGCCACGTACCCACGGCGATTCGATGTTGCACATCACCGACATGGATTTGCTGGTCTACACCGACGTGCCGCTGCTGTACTACACGCCGCAGGAGAGCACGGAGGTCACGCGCAAGGTGGCGCAGAACATCGCCTCGCTGATCGAGGACGGCTGCACCATCGAGATCGGCATCGGCCGCATTCCCCAGGCCGTGCTCGAGTTTCTGCGCGACCGCAAGGACCTTGGAATCCACACCGAGATGCTCAGCGACGCGGTGATCGACCTGATCGAGTCCGGCGCGGTCACCGGCAAGCGCAAGTCGCGGGAGCAGGGGAAGATCGTGGCCAGTTTCGCCATGGGCACACGCCGGCTTTACGACTACATCGACGACAACGAAACCTTCGGCTTCCATCCCACGGAGTACGTCAACGATCCGTTCGTCATTGGCCAACAGCACAAGATGGTCTCGATGAACGTGGCGCTGGAGGTCGACCTCACCGGCCAGGTCTGCGCCGACAGTTTGGGTGAGAAGTTCTTCTCGGGCATCGGCGGCCAGGTCGACTTCAACCGCGGAGCGGCCCGCTCGATCAACGGCAAGGCGATCATCGCGCTGCCCTCGACCGCCAAGAACGGCACGATCTCGCGCATCGTCACGCGGCTGACCCCGGGCGCCGGAGTGGTGACCACCCGCGGCGACGTGCATTACGTGGCCACCGAACACGGCGTGGCCTATCTGCACGGCAAGAGCGTGCAGGCGCGGTCCATGGCGCTGATCAGCATCGCCGACCCCAAGTTCCGCGCCCAACTGCTGCGCGAGGCCATCGAGTACAAGTTCGTGCGCTCCGAGCTCAGCGAGGTCGAGGGCAAGATCATGATCGCCCCCGAGGGCCTGCGCACCACCTACCTGATCAACGACGGCACCCAGATCAACTTCCGGCCGATCCACCCCACGGACATGCCGCTGATGCAGGACATGTTCTACGAGCTGTCCCAGCAGACCGTGTACTACCGCTTCATGTCGCGGATGAAGCACCTGCCGCAGAAGCAGATCCAGAACTTCGTGTTCGTCGATCACCGCCAGGAGGTGGCGATCGTCGGCACGATCCCCGAGGCACACGGCGAGGACATCATCGCTATGGGCAGCTACTACCTGGACAAGGCGACCAACCTGGCCGAGGTGGCGTTCATCGTACGCGACGACTGGCAGGACAAGGGGATCGGCACCTATCTGCTCAAGTACCTGATGCTAATCGCCAAGCGCAACGGCATCCGCGGCTTTACCGCCGAGGTGCTGGCGCAGAATCATCCGATGCAGTCGGTGATGCACAAGAGCGGCAGCCAGCTCACCAGCCATCTGAGCGGCGGAGTGTTCAGCTTCAAGCTCGAGTTCTAA
- a CDS encoding HAMP domain-containing sensor histidine kinase, whose product MTRQVPKIRRRIRSKLIVIYLVPTLAIIAGFGTVFYFMVRFSLEQEMGRRLVAIASSAALHLPLDRVHLLAPGEEESLNYEKLRERLIKVRDANEATRISLFNPDGASLLDTRAGIHIGQLLPELEADRLEIERVLTGQPTASTLFAGPSGALYMSGYAPLLGEDGLVAAMVRVDASVVFFDQLKALRRNLVFVEALAGLAIVVISLLFASRIERPIAELVDEARRIGEGELEREIEPHGEDEIGFLARSMEEMRANIVARDEHLLMLQRGIAHEVRNPLGGIGLFIDLLSEELGADQDEARGYVAKIRKELRSLDRVVNDFLDFTRSIVPEPRRVNLGEFLDEVVPLISGQALERDITVEREDGHLQDCYMLDQDLLRRVLLNLLTNSAQACGPGGLVRIVTNEGEGELRISVLDNGSGIKPENIEKIFEPFFTTKERGSGLGLSYSLKIVQALGGELKIQRAPDHGTLATVILPLE is encoded by the coding sequence ATGACGCGCCAAGTCCCGAAGATCCGCCGCCGCATTCGCAGCAAGCTGATCGTGATCTACCTCGTCCCGACCCTGGCGATCATCGCCGGGTTCGGCACGGTCTTCTATTTCATGGTGCGCTTCTCCTTGGAACAGGAGATGGGCCGCAGGCTGGTGGCCATCGCCTCGAGCGCCGCGCTGCACCTGCCGCTTGACCGTGTGCATCTGCTCGCACCTGGCGAAGAGGAAAGTCTCAATTACGAAAAGCTTCGCGAACGGCTGATCAAAGTCCGTGACGCCAACGAGGCCACGCGAATCTCGCTGTTCAATCCGGACGGAGCGAGCCTGCTGGACACCCGCGCCGGAATCCACATCGGACAGCTGCTGCCCGAGCTCGAGGCTGATCGGCTGGAGATCGAACGCGTGCTCACCGGACAGCCCACAGCCTCGACCCTCTTTGCTGGTCCCAGCGGTGCGCTGTACATGAGCGGCTACGCTCCGCTGCTGGGCGAGGACGGACTGGTCGCGGCGATGGTGCGCGTCGACGCCTCGGTGGTGTTCTTTGATCAGCTCAAGGCGTTGCGCCGCAACCTGGTGTTCGTCGAGGCGCTGGCCGGCCTGGCGATCGTCGTAATCAGCCTGCTGTTCGCCAGCCGCATCGAGCGTCCGATCGCCGAGCTGGTCGACGAGGCGCGCCGCATCGGCGAGGGCGAGCTCGAACGCGAAATCGAGCCCCACGGCGAGGACGAGATCGGCTTTTTAGCGCGCAGCATGGAGGAAATGCGCGCCAATATCGTGGCCCGCGACGAACACCTGTTAATGCTGCAACGCGGCATCGCCCACGAGGTGCGCAACCCCCTGGGCGGCATCGGGCTGTTCATCGACCTGCTGTCCGAGGAGCTGGGAGCGGATCAGGACGAAGCGCGCGGCTACGTGGCCAAGATCCGCAAGGAGCTGCGCTCATTGGACAGAGTGGTCAACGACTTCCTCGACTTCACCCGCAGCATTGTGCCCGAGCCGCGCCGGGTCAACCTCGGCGAGTTTCTCGACGAGGTGGTGCCGCTGATCTCGGGCCAGGCATTGGAGCGCGACATCACTGTCGAACGCGAGGACGGGCATCTGCAAGACTGCTACATGCTCGACCAGGACCTGCTGCGGCGGGTGCTGCTCAACCTGCTGACCAACTCCGCCCAGGCCTGCGGGCCAGGCGGATTGGTGCGGATCGTAACCAACGAGGGCGAGGGCGAGCTGCGGATCAGCGTGCTCGACAACGGCTCGGGAATCAAACCAGAGAACATCGAAAAGATATTTGAGCCCTTTTTCACGACCAAGGAGCGCGGGTCGGGCCTGGGGCTGTCCTATTCGCTGAAGATCGTCCAAGCGCTGGGTGGAGAGCTGAAGATTCAACGGGCGCCCGACCACGGCACGCTGGCGACCGTGATCCTGCCGCTGGAATAA
- a CDS encoding acetate--CoA ligase family protein: protein MLEQLLYPETVAVIGASRTPGKVGHEVVANLIKSGFKGTIVPINPSADEILGLKCYPEIGHYEGSVNLTVITVPTAMVYDAANSAIRAGTKAMAVITAGFKEVNQEGARLEREVAELCRANRVKMLGPNCLGLINTDNGMNATFAKHHPSKGGISVISQSGALCTAILDWANERKLGLAKMVSIGNKADLDENDFLRAFSQDEQTKVIVVYLESITSGEEFIKAASEAASNKPVMVLKAGITEAGAKAASSHTGSLSGADVAYGAAFKRAGVIRADTFENLLDYATAFSMQQLPQGNRVAIITNAGGPGAMAADAVENCGLKVTRLGQAASDELKKSLPTAASVANPIDVLGDASPDRYAKAIQVAQKDDSVDATVVILTPQAMTKPAETALQIAQSHEASGSKPILAAFMGGSDVMPARAKLVEYNLPDFPSPERAVNALRAMVEYATWRNRPPRIVQRFPVNRRRVERIISRNSRMNSTQLSEPDAKEILTAYGFSAPEGSFAVDAEEAVDIAMRIGLPVAMKIVSPDIVHKSDIGGVKLNLISPDLVRDAYDLMMMRVRQRAPNADLSGVYVEQMVPRGREVIIGMTRDPQFGPMLMFGLGGIFVEVMKDVTFHLAPITAEEAMQMLEGTRSYALLKGTRGMEAVDMQSIATALQRMSQLVTDFPLIMEMDINPLIVREVGKESLAADARITLSKESH, encoded by the coding sequence ATGCTTGAACAACTACTTTATCCAGAAACAGTTGCAGTTATCGGTGCATCCCGGACTCCGGGCAAAGTGGGTCACGAGGTTGTCGCCAATCTAATCAAGAGCGGTTTCAAGGGCACGATCGTACCGATCAACCCCTCGGCCGACGAGATCCTCGGTTTAAAGTGCTATCCCGAGATTGGGCACTACGAGGGCAGCGTCAACCTGACGGTTATCACCGTTCCCACGGCGATGGTCTACGACGCCGCCAACAGCGCGATCAGGGCCGGAACCAAGGCAATGGCGGTTATCACCGCCGGGTTCAAGGAGGTCAACCAGGAGGGTGCGCGTCTCGAGCGCGAGGTCGCCGAGCTGTGCCGCGCCAACCGAGTCAAAATGCTCGGCCCCAATTGCCTGGGACTGATCAACACCGACAACGGGATGAACGCGACCTTTGCCAAGCACCATCCGTCCAAGGGCGGTATCTCGGTAATCTCCCAATCCGGCGCCCTGTGCACCGCGATCCTCGACTGGGCCAACGAGCGTAAGCTCGGCCTGGCCAAGATGGTCAGCATCGGCAACAAGGCCGACCTGGACGAGAACGACTTCCTGCGGGCCTTTTCCCAGGACGAACAGACTAAAGTGATCGTGGTCTACCTCGAAAGCATCACATCCGGCGAGGAGTTCATTAAGGCCGCCTCGGAGGCGGCGAGCAACAAGCCGGTGATGGTGCTCAAGGCCGGCATCACCGAGGCCGGGGCCAAGGCCGCCTCGTCGCATACCGGCAGCCTGTCCGGCGCGGATGTGGCCTACGGCGCGGCGTTCAAGCGCGCGGGCGTGATCCGCGCCGATACTTTCGAGAACCTGCTGGACTACGCCACGGCGTTCTCGATGCAGCAGCTGCCCCAGGGCAATCGCGTGGCGATCATCACCAATGCCGGCGGCCCGGGAGCGATGGCCGCCGACGCGGTGGAGAACTGCGGCTTAAAAGTCACCCGGCTGGGGCAGGCCGCCTCGGACGAACTCAAAAAAAGCCTGCCCACCGCGGCCAGCGTGGCCAACCCGATCGACGTGCTCGGCGACGCCTCGCCCGATCGCTACGCCAAGGCGATCCAGGTCGCACAGAAGGACGACTCGGTGGACGCCACGGTGGTGATCCTCACCCCGCAGGCGATGACCAAGCCGGCCGAAACCGCGCTGCAGATCGCCCAGAGCCACGAGGCCTCGGGCAGCAAGCCGATCCTCGCCGCGTTCATGGGCGGCTCGGACGTGATGCCCGCGCGGGCCAAGCTCGTGGAATACAATCTGCCCGACTTCCCGTCGCCCGAGCGCGCGGTCAACGCCCTGCGCGCGATGGTCGAGTACGCCACTTGGCGCAACCGCCCGCCGCGCATCGTCCAACGCTTTCCGGTCAACCGCCGGCGGGTCGAGCGCATCATCTCCCGCAACTCGCGGATGAACAGCACCCAGCTTAGCGAGCCGGACGCCAAAGAGATCCTCACCGCCTACGGCTTCAGCGCACCCGAAGGCTCGTTCGCCGTGGACGCGGAAGAGGCCGTTGACATCGCAATGCGCATCGGCCTGCCCGTGGCGATGAAGATCGTCTCGCCGGACATCGTTCACAAGTCGGACATCGGCGGGGTCAAGCTCAACCTGATCAGCCCCGATCTGGTGCGCGACGCCTACGACCTGATGATGATGCGCGTCCGCCAGCGCGCCCCCAACGCCGACCTCTCCGGTGTCTACGTCGAGCAAATGGTGCCGCGCGGACGCGAGGTGATCATCGGCATGACCCGCGACCCGCAGTTCGGACCGATGCTGATGTTCGGCCTGGGCGGAATCTTCGTCGAGGTGATGAAGGACGTCACATTCCACCTCGCGCCGATCACGGCCGAGGAGGCGATGCAGATGCTCGAGGGCACGCGCTCCTACGCGCTGCTCAAGGGGACCCGCGGCATGGAGGCCGTGGACATGCAGAGCATCGCCACCGCCCTGCAACGGATGAGTCAGCTGGTGACCGACTTCCCGCTGATTATGGAGATGGACATCAACCCGCTGATCGTCCGCGAGGTCGGCAAAGAGTCGCTGGCCGCCGACGCGCGCATCACGCTCTCCAAGGAGAGTCACTGA
- a CDS encoding redoxin domain-containing protein — MLLACVLLLIGCSGDRLLERGERVPNFSADQLDGSRFYFYNSIEKTLILFFYATWDQDSQAMLATLRRIAPTQSKLSIACVAARTSDRDALREIEIQQQLPFSFILDSSGRISEHFGVRKLPVVFLISPSAQVLRVYSDASPSTLREIETDAAAIASGRNLD, encoded by the coding sequence GTGCTTCTGGCCTGCGTGTTGCTGCTCATTGGTTGCAGCGGCGATCGACTGCTTGAGCGCGGGGAGAGGGTGCCGAACTTCAGCGCAGACCAACTCGACGGCTCGCGCTTCTATTTTTACAATTCGATCGAAAAAACACTGATCCTGTTTTTCTACGCCACCTGGGACCAGGATTCACAGGCCATGCTCGCAACGTTGCGCAGAATAGCGCCGACACAATCCAAGCTGAGCATCGCCTGCGTGGCGGCCCGGACCTCGGACCGTGACGCCCTGCGCGAAATCGAAATCCAACAGCAGCTGCCGTTCAGCTTCATCCTCGACAGCAGCGGCCGGATCAGCGAACATTTCGGTGTGCGCAAGCTGCCTGTGGTTTTTCTGATCTCTCCTTCGGCGCAGGTGCTGCGGGTCTACAGCGACGCCTCGCCGAGCACCCTGCGGGAGATCGAGACCGACGCCGCCGCAATTGCGTCGGGCAGGAATCTCGACTGA
- a CDS encoding sigma-54 dependent transcriptional regulator, which produces MANILIVEDNETMREGMEKVITKMGHHVVGASSGAEGLERFDEETFDFVLTDLKMEPIDGMEVLTRIREKAPEQLVMILTAYGSIETAVESMRKGAFDFITKPFSQDYLRMKVNQALEMVQLSRDRQRLTQTTEYFREEERREYNFEEIVGDSSKMEEIFSTIRKVAGGGSTVFIYGESGTGKELIARAIHYHSDRAEGPFIKLSCSALAEGVLESELFGHEKGSFTGAVRRKLGRFELAHKGTLFLDEIGDISPLIQLKLLRVLQEREFERVGGTQPIKIDVRVITATNKDLLEEIRKNNFREDLYYRLHIVPIKVPPLRERKEDIPPLVEHFITKLGKRTNKKVRMIDEEAMNVLMEYYWPGNIRELENIIEQSMVLTDGEVIRASDLPMFMAIDRPRGDLESQLGTRPLPEIVDEIERDLIKAAYGRANGVKTETAKLLGIKTSALYYKLEKYGLIQEKGET; this is translated from the coding sequence GTGGCCAACATTCTGATCGTCGAAGACAACGAGACCATGCGCGAGGGCATGGAGAAGGTCATCACCAAGATGGGGCACCACGTGGTCGGGGCCAGCTCCGGAGCCGAGGGGCTCGAGCGCTTCGACGAGGAGACCTTCGACTTCGTGCTGACCGACCTGAAGATGGAACCGATCGACGGAATGGAGGTTCTCACCCGGATCCGCGAGAAAGCGCCGGAGCAACTGGTGATGATCCTTACCGCCTACGGTTCGATCGAGACCGCGGTCGAGTCGATGCGCAAGGGGGCGTTTGACTTCATCACCAAGCCGTTCAGCCAGGACTACCTGCGGATGAAGGTCAACCAGGCGCTGGAGATGGTCCAGCTCAGCCGGGACCGACAGCGGTTGACCCAGACCACCGAATACTTCCGCGAGGAGGAGCGCCGCGAGTACAACTTCGAGGAGATCGTCGGCGACTCTTCGAAGATGGAGGAGATCTTCTCCACGATCCGCAAGGTGGCCGGCGGAGGCAGCACGGTCTTCATCTACGGTGAATCCGGCACCGGCAAGGAACTGATCGCGCGGGCGATCCACTACCATTCCGACCGCGCCGAGGGCCCGTTTATCAAGCTCAGCTGCTCGGCCCTGGCCGAGGGCGTGCTCGAGTCCGAGCTGTTCGGCCACGAGAAAGGCTCGTTCACCGGCGCGGTGCGGCGCAAACTGGGACGCTTCGAGCTGGCGCACAAGGGCACGCTGTTTCTCGACGAGATCGGCGACATCAGCCCGCTGATTCAGCTCAAGCTGTTGCGGGTGCTGCAGGAGCGCGAGTTCGAGCGCGTCGGCGGAACCCAGCCGATCAAAATCGACGTGCGGGTAATCACCGCCACCAACAAGGACCTGCTCGAGGAAATCCGCAAGAACAACTTCCGCGAGGATCTCTACTATCGACTGCACATCGTACCGATCAAGGTTCCACCGCTGCGCGAACGCAAGGAGGACATCCCGCCGCTGGTCGAGCACTTCATCACCAAGCTTGGCAAACGCACCAATAAGAAGGTGCGGATGATCGACGAAGAGGCGATGAACGTCCTGATGGAGTATTACTGGCCGGGCAACATCCGCGAGCTGGAAAACATCATCGAGCAGTCGATGGTGCTCACCGACGGCGAGGTGATCCGCGCCTCGGACCTGCCGATGTTCATGGCCATCGACCGACCGCGCGGCGACCTGGAATCCCAGCTGGGCACTCGGCCGCTGCCCGAGATCGTCGACGAGATCGAGCGCGATCTGATCAAGGCCGCCTACGGGCGCGCCAACGGGGTCAA
- a CDS encoding ribonuclease HII — translation MARRRKPKQLDLFDMRKMGLEHDHFERWLRNQGFAHVAGIDEAGRGPLAGPVLAAAVILPAGSRIKGLTDSKRLSDAKRRELYVKIRDKAIAIGVGRAEPAEIDRMNILQATMQSMRRAVDALQQQPDYLLVDGITPIPTVLPQRTLVKGELRSISVAAASIIAKVERDDIMLEMDKLYPDYGFARHKGYGTEAHLLALRQHGVCPIHRKTYRQISDLRQRL, via the coding sequence ATGGCGCGCCGCAGGAAACCCAAACAACTCGACCTGTTCGACATGCGCAAAATGGGGCTGGAGCACGACCATTTTGAACGCTGGCTGCGAAACCAAGGATTCGCCCATGTCGCGGGAATCGACGAGGCCGGGCGCGGACCGCTGGCCGGACCGGTGCTGGCCGCCGCGGTAATCCTGCCCGCGGGCTCGCGGATCAAGGGGCTGACCGACTCCAAGCGCCTGAGTGATGCCAAACGCCGCGAGCTGTACGTCAAGATCAGGGATAAAGCGATCGCCATCGGCGTGGGCCGCGCCGAGCCAGCTGAGATCGACCGCATGAACATCTTGCAGGCCACGATGCAGTCGATGCGCCGCGCTGTGGACGCGCTGCAACAGCAGCCCGATTACCTGCTGGTCGACGGCATCACGCCGATCCCCACGGTTCTTCCCCAACGCACTCTGGTCAAGGGGGAACTGCGCTCGATCTCCGTGGCCGCGGCCTCGATCATCGCCAAGGTCGAACGCGACGACATCATGCTCGAGATGGACAAGCTCTACCCTGATTACGGCTTTGCCCGGCATAAGGGCTACGGTACCGAGGCGCATTTGCTCGCGCTGCGACAACACGGCGTGTGCCCGATCCACCGCAAGACCTACCGTCAGATATCGGATCTGCGACAGAGGTTGTGA